A genome region from Fusarium musae strain F31 chromosome 5, whole genome shotgun sequence includes the following:
- the TIM22 gene encoding Mitochondrial import inner membrane translocase subunit tim22 (EggNog:ENOG41), translating to MNFPGMTPTGGAAAPPAIGGPQDPNVKAVQSAMESCFGKSVMSGVMGFGMGGLFGMFMASMSYDTPYHTAAPGSPQSTITSLPLKQQLKIGFKDMGTRSWSMAKNFGKVGALYSGVECGIEGLRAKNDLTNSVAAGCLTGGILAKNAGPQAAAGGCLAFAAFSAAIDAYMRSPPKDD from the exons ATGAACTTCCCGGGAATGACACCTACAGGCGGCGCTGCCGCACCGCCTGCGATCGGCGGACCTCAGGATCCCAACGTCAAAGCT GTTCAATCTGCGATGGAGTCTTGTTTTGGAAAGTCTGTCATGTCGGGAGTTATGGGATTCGGTATGGGTGGTTTATTTGGAATGTTCATGGCCTCT ATGTCCTACGATACACCTTATCACACAGCCGCCCCCGGTAGCCCACAAAGCACAATCACATCGCTTCCTCTCAAGCAACAACTCAAGATCGGATTCAAGGATATGGGAACACGATCATGGTCCATGGCTAAGAACTTCGGAAAAGTTGGTGCTTTGTACTCTGGCGTAGAGTGCGGCATCGAAGGCCTGCGAGCAAAGAACGATCTTACGAACAGTGTCGCCGCCGGATGTTTGACGGGTGGCATTCTGGCCAAGAATGCTGGCcctcaagctgctgctggtggctGTTTGGCTTTCGCAGCCTTCAGTGCGGCTATCGATGCATACATGCGATCACCACCCAAGGACGATTAA